The Streptomyces sp. NBC_00102 genome segment TCCTGGCGAAGCGCAGCACGTACCCGCGCTCCGCGGGTGCCCCGCCAACCGGCCCGGCGGCCAGGTTCCTCCACGTGTCGGCCCCGACCACACCGTCCACGTGCAACTGCCGCTGCCGCTGCCGCTGGAACCCCTTCACCGCGGCCACGGTACGAGAGCCGAACACCCCGTCCGCCTTCACCGCGTGCCCCCGCGCGCCCAGCAGGACCTGCGCCGCCGTGACGGCGTGCCCCCGGCTGCCCGACCTCACGGTGACGGCCAGCGCCCGCCAGGTGTCCGCCCCGACCACACCGTCCGCGCGCAGCTGACGCTGCCGCTGGAACCCCTTCACCGCGGCCGTGCTGCGCGCGCCGAACACCCCGTCCGCCCTCACCGCGTGCCCGTGCGCACTCAGCAGATGCTGCACGGCGGTCACGGCCGTCCCACGGCTCCCGGAGCGCAGCGTCGGCCACTGACCGGCGTGCGAGACGCCGGCCCCCTTCGCCTCGGGGTGGACGATCCCCGACACCAACGCGCCGTGCCGCGCCGGAGCTGTCGTACCGAAAGCCTGGGCGGATGCGGTACCGGCGGGCGCGGCCACGCCCAGCAAGGAGAGAAGGCCCGCGGCCACGGCGGTGACGGCGACGGCCCGCAGGTTGGCGGGGTGCGTCAGCACGCTCCTCGGGTTCTTCGGGTCCTTCAGGTTCCTCGGGTTCTTCGGGTCCTTCAGGTTCCTCGGGTTCTTCGCGTTCATGAGGGTTAGCCCTTTCGTGTCATGTCTCCGAACGGGCCCGTGACGGCCAGGACATGGCTCCGCCACGGACTTCTCGGGAGGGGGGCGGCCGGGAGGTCCTCACCGGCTCGCCACCACTGTGAACCACCGGCCGGGGCGGATCTACGCTGTGCGCGGTACCGGTCATACACGCATATACACGGACCTCGTGCATGGGGTCTGACCTGGTACTTCAGATCGCGCGAGATCCCTCGCGACACGACATCGACATGGCAGACCGGCATGACAGCCGACCCGACGGAGGGAGCGACCGGTGGACCCCCAGCCGCCCGACGACGCCGACACCAGCCCGGAACCCTCGACGCCCGCAGGCGTCGAGCTGGGGCAGGTCCTCAAACGGTGGCGCGAGGAGAGCAACCGGAGTCAGTCCGTGGTCGCCAGGAAACTGGGGACCAGACAACCGACCGTCTCGCGCTGGGAGTCCGGCACCAGCCTGCCGACCACCGAGGTGATCCGTGCGCTCTGGCGACTCCGTAACCGGGAGGCCGATCCGGTGAGCGGCGACACCCAGCTCACCGAGGCCCTCGTCCTGCACCGGCGGGCGGAAACGGAACGCAACCGGGCCCCGGTACCGGTGGCGGCCGTGCCGACCGTGCCGACCGTGCCCGTAACGCCTCCCGCACCGCCCGCCGAGCCGCAGGCGGACGTGGCGAAGATGGCGGAGGCACCGAAGGCGGGAACCGGCCGGAGGAGGACGGCAGCCCGGTCGCTCCTCGCCGTCTGCGGGCTGACGGCCCTCCTCGGACTGGTGTTCCTGGCCCAGCACTTCGCGGGCTCCGCGCCGTCCGGCGGTACGGAACTGGCCCCGGCGGCGGGCGCGGAAGCCGGGACGGGGGCGTTGGCCGGTACGGGGGCGTTGGCCGGGGCGGGGGCGTTGGCCGGAACGGGGGCGACGGCCCCCGCGACGGCCGCCAAGCCCTCGCCGCCCGTCACGTGCCGCGGTGACTCGTGCACCTCGGTGGAGCCGAAGGGGAGCGTCTGCGCGGGGGACGCCGTAACCGCTTTCACCGGCCGCCGCTACGGCGTGCTCGTGGAACTCCGCTACAGCCCGTCGTGCCAGGCGGCCTGGGCCAAGATGCAGGGCGGCTCGCCCGGAGACCGGATCATGCTCACCCTCTCCCACGACGAGGAGAGCGCGCAGGAGTACCGCCAGCGGGACGGAAAGGACGCCCATACCCCCATGGCGCACGTGGTCGACCTCTCCGTCGTCCGCGCCTGCGCCATCGTGGAGGGCCGGGGCACCGTCTGCGCCACCAAGGCCGCCTCACCCGTCACCCGGCCCTGACGACGATCGGCGGCGGACCGGGGCGAGGGGTGGCGGGGCGGTGGGCCGCGGGACCGGGGTGCCCCGGGATCGCGAAGCCGCGGCATGCGGAAGTGCCCACACTGGGTGAATGAGTAGCCCGGTGAGCGAAGAGCACGAGGACGACGAGATCGGAGACCTGCGGAGGGAGGTCGCCGGCCTCCTGCTGAACCACGTCTACGCACCGCTGCTGGAAGACCAGCACGTACGGGGCGTCCTGCCGGCGCCATCGGGGGCCCCTGCGGTCCGGGTCGCCCTCGGCGACAGACGTGATCGCCGCCGACGTACGCCCCGGAGGTGCGCTCACCGCCCTCCTGGCAGCGCTGCCCTCACTGCTGGGCGAAGAATGGCGGGCCTCGGGCGCCACCGACGACCCGCACTGCCGGTACCTGGTGGACCTCACCGGCTGGTGAACCGGCACAACGACCGCACCGCCGCCCGAACTGGCTGGAATCAGCTCTGCACGGCGACGGTCGCCGTCAGCCCGAGCAGGCTCTCGAGCTCGGCGACCGCGGTGTCCTCGTCCGTCGCGAGGACGGTAGTGATCCCAAGAGCCTCGGCAGGCGGAAGGTTGACCGGATGGTCGTCGACGAACACGCACGACGTTCCGGGAAGGCCGAGGCGGTCCAAGGTCAGTTGGTAGATCGCCGGGTCCGGCTTCGCCATGCCGACCACTTCGGAGATGACGTGCACGTCGAAGAGGTCCCAGATACCGACGTGCTCGTACGGGTTGAAGGGGGCAAGACCGAAGCTGTTCGACAGGAGTGCGAGCCGGTGGCCCGCCTCCTTGGCCGAGCGAGCGAGGGCCGCCATGCGAGCTGCCGGCGGCACGTTGAACCACGCGCGGCCCATCAGATTCACCGGGTCGACGTCCGCGCCGAGCAGAGCGGCTGTCCGGGCGTTCCACTCGACCTGACCGAGCTGACCGATCTCCAGCGCCGCATAGAGGCGTCGTCCTTCGGCGGTGTCGTTGAGAGTGGCGCGCCACGCCTCCGCGTGCAGGCCCTCCGCCTCGGCCCAGAGGCGGAGGGCCGGCCGGGGATCGGCAGTAAGCACTCCGGCGAAGTCCAGGATGAGCCCGCGCGGGGCTGTGGGCTCGGGGGTACCGGCGGGCATCGGCATGGTGGCGAACGTCCTCTCCGTCGACCTCATGGAAACGCTACCCGCGACGAGGCGGCGAGAGAGCTCCCGTGGCCGACACCGCGCATGGCTGACATCACCGGCAGTGTCAGGGAGTCGATCGCGCACCCTCGCGGAACCCGCTGGTCCACGGCATCGGCCTGCCTCTGCCACGCGGACACAAAGCCGTACTACCGAGCCGGCTCGACAGGCGGCATCCGTCAGTCCAGTCCAGTCCACTAACGTCCAGATAACCCAGGGAGTAACGTGCATTAGCGGGTAGACACGGCAACTTGGCTTGTGTCAGAGTCAGTTCTGCCGCCAGACAAGGAACGGTGGCCGCACACCCTTGGGGAGGGTTCATGACGCAGGACACACAGCTTCAGTTCGTCTCGGTGCCGGTACCGAGCCAGTACGTCACGCAGGTGTACGCCTATCTCGCCGAACTGGCCGGGACCACGGCTGTTACTCCCCCCGCCTCCGGGGTTCCGCCGGTGGACCCGCCGGAGCATCCGACGGCCGACTCCTCGGACGGCGGCTCGCTTCCGGTGGTGGAGTGGACCGTGGAGGATCTCCGCCGACTGGCCATCGAGCCGTTGAGCTCGGTCCAGGCGGTCGCCCGTGTACTGGACCTCCTGGCGAAGCAGCCCGACACCCGGGTGAGCTACACCGCGATCGCCCGCCACTTGGAGATCGAGAAGAAGAACCTGCAAGGCAACCTCTCGGCATTCACCCGCACCGTGCGCAAGCACTACAAGCGCCGCAACTGGCCGATGACGTGGGCAGAGGCCCTCACAGACGAGCCGGGGCTGAATTCGGAGTTCTTCTACACGTTGAGCGCACCGGTCGCCGAGCGCTGGCTCCGGGCTCGCGCCCAGAGCTGATCTGCCGGACGGGGTGAGGGAGCGGGTCGAGTCGCGCCTTCACCTCCCGCCGGCGGCGCGGCCGAGCACGCTGATCGCTCCCAGCGCATCCCCTGAACGACAAAACCCCAGCTCAGAGCGCATCTGAGCTGGGGTTTTCGCGGAGCCCCCTGTCGGATTCGAACCGACGACCTACGCATTACAAGGGCCTGCAAGATCATCCCTTGTGGTGCTGGGCGGTGCCTGTGAATCCCGTTTCCCCAGGTGGGAGACCTGAACCGCTCGCTACGCGTACCACCCGATCCATGCGGTGCCGCCCCGTCCGCTCACGCACTCCGGGCACGTGATCGCTCGGCCAACACGCCTTCCGTAACCAGAACTGCAACCGCCGAACAGGTCTGCGGTGGGCAATCGGCACGCGCGCCGCGTGCTTGCAGCACAGCGAACATGTCCATGACTCCGTTGTGTCACAAGGGGATGGTTTCCCTGCCTGGCCGGTCCCGTGCTGACGAAGATGCGCCTATGAACGCGCAAAGCCCCTCGTCGGATGTACTAGAGGTTCCTCCACAGCGTGCCTCTACCGCTCGGCAAGAGCAAGCTACGGCCGAGGGCCTCAGAGATGGATCCCATACTCAGCCCGCCAGACCAAGGCGGCAGTTGCCGTTGCTCAAGGATCGCGCGACTACGTTGGTCTGGGGTAGGCGACGGGCCGCAGCTCGCCGTGAGGCCGAGAAGGCAATCGCTGACCTTAGCAAGGCAGCGAACCGCATTGGAATCTCCAGGCCCATGCCGAGGTCAGTACACCTGGCCGTGCGTCGGGCGCATGCAGGTCGCCGCATCCCATTTCGGATCGTTCAGATGACCCTTGTGCTGTATGCCACTGTTTGGGCATGGCCGGTGCTGCGGGCACTGGGCAAGGCTGGCGCCGTAGTGTGGCAGCAGGGGCCGGACCCCACTACATGGTCGAGCTTGGCTGGAGCAGTCCAAAGCTGGACTCATGGGTCCCCCGACTACGTTGCCGGCCCCGCCATGCTTTGGCTCATTGCGTCGGTGCCCATTGGCCTGGCCGTGGTGGTGATGACGTATTTCGGCCCCCTCGTGGCCGGCTTCCTCGCATTTCGGGGCCGTTACCCCGGGCCGCTGGCTGACATGGCAACTGGTGCCCTTGCGTACCGCTACAACCTCACTCTCGTCGCTGCGGAAGCGGTCGTGGCATGTGGTGAGGCGTACGGGGCGGGAAACGGAGGCCGCGGAGCCCAACGTATGCGCAGCGTGGGCGCGGCCGTGCGTGACGTCGAGGCCGCTGTATGGGCGGCACGTCAGACCCGAGGGGTTACTCCAGGCCGTCGCTGGCACCGCCGCAAGGCGTTGCACCGACATGCAGGACAGGTCGTAGCGCGTCTTCGCGTGGCAGAGGAACGTCTCGACGTAGATCCTGCTGCAGCATTGCGCGAACTCGGCGGCCTTCTGGTCACTGTGGCTGAGCGTTACAGCGATGGGCGCGTCGGCGCACTGCTCGACGAGGCCGAGCTGACCGACGTCACTCCGGCCCGCGATCGTGAAGTGCTGCGACTCGTAGCTGTCGCAGGCCTTACTGCTGTAGGCGCTGCCCTTTTGTCCATGAGCGGTTTACCGGAGGGAGCGATGGGGCCGGCCATCGCGGCTGTGGGCCTGTGCGCTGTGGCGCTGGTCTACCGGCGACGCGCCCTGAAGATGCTCGAGATCCTCCCGGTTCCATTCGGTAACGGCGGGCAGCAATGACCGTCATCCGGGAGCGAGGCGGGCTACTACACCATGGGCGGCTCACACGTCGCCCCCGTGTGCGAAGCGCGTTCTGCCGACGCCGAAGGGCTGACTGCAATCACGCCTCGTTGCCTAGGTCAGGGAAAGCATCTGTCTCGCAGAACGACTCCGCAAAAGTCATCGCTCGCCGAGTCCTCGCTGCCTCCGGGCAAACTCCTGACCCGAGGGGAAACGACTGGCAAGATGGCTACTTGGGTGCGCTGCGCGGCAGCGGGGGAGCAAGGAGCAGTGGGTGGGAATGACGATCAACGGCCGTTTTCTGTTGCTCCCTCAGGAGGCGCGACTAGGAGGTCTATCTGAGGTTCGCAAGGCCGTGGACATCAAGAGTGCTGGCGGTGAGCACGTCGCTGTGAAGCTACTCAAACAGCGCGAGGACGACGCGATCACTCGGATCTTCCTGGAGCGGGAGACCTCCGCGCTCAAGGCACTGAACCACCCTCACATCGTACGGATGCTCGATTCCGGTTGGGATCAAGGGTTGGAGCGGTACTTCATCGCCCTGGAGTGGATTGACCGCAGCCTCAAGGACGAGATGGCAGACGGCCGCCCCCTTGACTGGTCGGCCTACTTCACGCGTACAGCCAGACCGCTGGTTTCCGCGCTCGCGTATGCCCACGAGAAGGAGATCGAGCACCGTGATCTGAAGCCGGGAAACGTCCTGCTGACCAGTGACGGCACGGTGAAGCTCGCCGACTTCGGGATCGCCAAGATTCTGTCCAAGGCCGCGGCCGTGACCGACGAGACGGTAGCGGACTTCCGGTCCGCCCTATACTCGCCGCCCGAGCAGAGTGAGGCAGTCCCGTACGTCCGTGACGTGTACGCCTATGCGGTCCTGGCCATTCAGGTCCTCTCTCGCAGCCAGGCACGTGACTACCACGATTTGGCGACAGTCCTCGACGGTCTGGAACTCGACACCGAGGTCCGCAATGTCCTAAGAACTTGCATCGACTTCGACCCTAAGAAGCGTCCAGCCAACGCTATCGTCCTGGAGCACCGGCTCCTGGAGGCCGAGCGGGTCTGCGAAAACCGTGATGCCCGCCAACGCAACTCCCTCTGGCTGAAGATGACCCGTCGCGCGGCCGAAAGCCTCAGCGCCGCCCCGGCCAGCGAAGAGATCGACTGGGACGCTGTGAAGAACACGGTGCTGGCGGACATCTCCGGCACCGTGCACGTCGACTACGGCTACAACGCGCAGAGCGACGAGGTCGACACCGGCACGGTGCGAGTGTTCGGCCAGAGCCTGTTCCTACGCCTGGTCAACGACGAGGGTCAACGTGACCGGTGCGTAATCGTCTCAGCGGAGGAACGAGCAGAGGAATGGATGGCCAAGCGCCGTGCGTCCGCCCTCAAACTCGGCCCCATCCTCACCTGGACGTTCAACGACCCCGGCGAGGACCCGGCGTACGACGGCCTCAACCTGCTGCTGGACAGCCTCAATGCGGAACTAGATGCGCGCGAGACCCTGGCCAAGGAGGGTAAGCGCCAGCAGCTCGGCGACCTATTCGACGGCTGGCGCCGCGTCCTGGAAGCCCGCGAGGAGGTGGCGGCTAACGGACGGCAGCCGATTCAATACGAACGGTTGGAAGGCGGCGGCCGCACCCGGGTCTTCCATCTGGCCGCGCCCGATACCACCGCGGAAATCGGCGAAGAGTGGTCGGTCGCGGAGTACCCCTACAGCCGACCTATCGACCGTGGTGAAATCACCAACCGTACCGACGACACCGTCGTCCTGCGGATGACGCGTCCCCAGGCCGTCCTGCCTGCCCGGGGTGTGCTGCTGCCCTTTCTCGGACCCAGCCAAAACGCGATCAACCGGCAGCGCGACGCGCTCACAGCGGTCGCCGCCGAGCAGACTGCCAATCCCGACCTGCGGCAGATCATCGCAAACCCCACGTCCGTTGAGGTTGGTCCGCCCACCGAAGTCACCACCTGGGTCCGCGCCGATCTCGACTCAAGCAAACGAGATGTCGTCGCCCATGCCCTAGGCACTCAGGACCTGCTGCTCGTAGAGGGGCCACCCGGCACCGGCAAGACCACCGTGATCGCTGAGATTGTCGAGCAGACCCTCAGTCGGCACCCCGCCGCGCGCATCCTCATCGTCAGCCAGACCCACATCGCCATCGACAACGCCCTCAAGCGTCTTGAAGACGCAGGCATCACCGAACTCGTCCGCCTCGGCCGCGTCGACGATCCACGCGTCGCAGAAAGCGCCCAGCCGCTGCTGCTCGACCGGCAAGTCAAGAAGTGGACCCAGGGCGTCCGCACGCGCGCAGAACGGCATCTGGAGAATGTGGCCGCCAACAGCGGCCAGCAGCCCAGCCACCTCAAGGCGGCCCTGGTGCTGGAAGAACTCGCTGCCGTGGCCGCCAACCTCGCCCACGTGACAACTCGCCTCGACGAGCTGGCGAACCAGCCTGTGCCTGAGCGCACCACCTCAGCCAGGGAGCTCGGCGAGGAAGTCGTCACCACCCGGGCCCGCCGAGAGCAGCTCCTCGAACAGCGGGCGGAGCTGTTCGCCGACGTGCAGACAATGCTCGACGGCGAGCTCACCCTCCGCGAGGAAATGAGTGCCGCCGACGCCCGCGACGTCGTCGAGGTACTTCTCGGCCCGGCCGGGCCCGGACGGGAACTGATGCACCTGCTGAGCCTGCAGGGCGAATGGCTGCAGCGTATCGGCACCGACCAGAACCTGATCGCCGGCTTCCTGCGCACCCGGCGTGTCATCGGCGGGACCGCGCTCGGATTTCTCGGTCACCCGGCGGCCCGGGACCTCGAATTCGACCTGTGTATCTTCGACGAGGCGTCCAAAGCGACTGCCACCGAGGCGCTGGTGCCGATGGCCAGGGCCAAGCGGTGGGTGTTAGTCGGCGACACCAACCAGCTGCCTCCCATCGATGAGGATCTGCTGCGCGACGAGAAGATCATGGCCGATCACCAGCTTATCCCTGAATTGGTGAAGACCACCCTGTTCCAGTACTTCGCTAACTCCACCAAGGCCCCCGTCAAGCATCTACTGCGCGAGCAATACCGGATGATTCCGGCGATCGGCAACATGATCAGCAGCTGCTTCTACGACAACAAGCTGATCTCGCCGAACGATCATGCCCTTCCCGGCTACAGCACGGTCAACAAGCCCGTTCTCTGGCTGGACACCAGCGCCCTACCGAACCGCCGCGAGGACGAGCAGTCCGCCGCGCAGACCAGTATCTCCAACCGTCTTGAGGGCCAGCTCGCCATGCGACGCCTGGAAGTGATCGACCGGGCCATCGACAAGGGTGTGATCAAGACTCCCAACGGCAAGCGCCTCGATGTCCTGCTGATCGCCCCCTACGGTCGCCAGGTCGAAGAACTCACCAAGCGCCTAGCCTCCTTGAGGCTCAAGCACATCGCTCCAGAAGTACTCTCCGTCGACGCGGTACAGGGCCGAGAGTGCGATCTCGTCGTGTTCTCCGTGACCCGCAGTAACCTCAGCGGCCGCTTCGGATTCCTTGGTCAGCCGTACTGGCGCCGCATTAACGTCGCACTCTCCCGTGCCCGCTACGGCCTGATTATCGTCGGCGATGCCGGCTTCTGCCGCAGCAAGCCAGGCGCTCTGCGCGACGTCCTCGACTACATGAGCGGCCACCCGGAAGACTGCGAGATCCGCAATGCCTACCTCTAGCCCTGCCTTCGGCGACGACAGCCTCTTGGCCCTCCGCTTCCACAACACTCGTCCCGGACTCGAACTGATCCAGATCGCGGACGCCGCACTGCCCGTCGCCCGGATCACCGCCGAGGTCCTCGCCCAGGACAGCAAGGACCTCCCGCTCATGGAGGAATTTGTACTGCGGCTGGTCGAGCACAACGTGAGCAGTGCGCGTGGCATTGCCGGCCTGCTTGGCCTGCCTGAAAATATGGTCGAGCGGACCATCGCCGTGCTGTTCGGTTCAGATGACCTTAAATGGGCCCGCCCCACCGCAGCAGACGCAGACCGGGCCCCCGGTCTGCGTCTCACCGACAAGGGTCATCTCACCGCTCAGAAAGCCGCTGCGGTAGCGCCCGTGCGGGTCAACCAGCCCCTCGTCTATGACCAGATGCTGTGGAAGGTAGCCCCCTACGACCGCCGCACCACCATCCCGCGCGGGCAGGCCGAGGAACACGGCATGATCATGCTGCCCGTGGCGCAGTCCGGGCCCGTCAACGACGGAGCCATCACCGCCGCGGAAATCACCGCTCTGCTCCGCGAGAACGGCAACAACAAGCGCGAAGTCCTCCAGGTCAAAGGCATCTCCCAGGCCCCAGCTCGCCGTGTTCTGCCAGTCAAACTCCTGGTGTACGCCGACCCAGACCGTACCGACGTCGAAGTCGGCATCGTCGTTGACGGCGAACTCAGTCAGGCGCACGAACTCGCCCTCATCGGTCACGGCGGTGCCAAGGCTCTCGGCATCACCGTGGCGCCACCCCCAGAACGCCCTCTCCTGGACCCGGACCTTGAAAAGGCCCGCGTGCCGCTACAGGAGGTCACCCAGCACCGTGTAGAACAGGCCGCGTTCCAGCTCGGCGCTCAAGCGCCGACGCCCGGCCCTCCGGCAGTTCAGCGGCGGCCTCAGGCAGACGAGATCCGAGCCATCGGCGTCTTCGAGCACCCGGACGTCCTTCACGACGCACTCACCAACGCTCGCCGCCGAATCCTAATCATCTCACCATGGATTAAGAACGCGATCATCACCACCGACTTCCTTAGCAACCTTGAACGACGGGTCAACCAAGGCGTCAAAGTAGACATCGCCTACGGCTACGAAGAGAACGACACCAAGACCGACTCGGCCTCCGTCCGTAAACTCACCAACCTCGCCGACCGCTACCGCGACAAATTCAGCTTCACGCGCCTGAAGAGCACTCACGCAAAGGTTCTCGTCTACGACGACGTTTGGGTGACCACGTCCTTCAACTGGCTCTCCTTTAAAGGTGACCCCGAACGCACGTACCGAATGGAAGAAGGAAGCCTCGTCCGTAGCCGCCAGATCGCCGATACCCAGTACACCCGGTATCTTGAGTTGGTCTCCGACCATCGCAGATAACTGAGCTGTGTCTACTGAGGTTTAACTCGTGGTGTCGTTACGCAGATCTGATGGTCAGGCCGGTCTCGGCGAGGCAGCCGTCAATGAGGTTTGCTGCGGTACTGGATGTGCCGGAGACCGCTGCGGACCGTGCGGATGAGATGTTCTGGCGTGGAGAAGGCGACGTTGGAGAGCCAGCCGCGACGTAGCAGGGACCAGATGCCCTCGACGGGGTTGAGGTCGGGGGCGTAGGACGGCAAGTAGAGGATGGTCAGCCAGTCACGGGATTCGGCGAACTCCCGTAGACCTGCGGCCTTGTGGACGTTGAGGTTGTCCCAGATGAGGACGATCGGGCCGCCGAGTTGCTGGTGGGCTGCGATCAGCAGGTCGCGGTAGTCGCGCCAGGAGAAGCTTTTGCGCCCGTCCCGGTTGCCTCCGTCCCGTCGCGGCCGGTAGATCAGCCGGGAGCGGTGGCCGGGCTTGTAGCAGGTCGGGGCGGCGATCGATATCCGTCTGCGCGAGCGGCCACGGACCCGCACCACCGGGGTCCGCCCGCGCTGCGACCAGGTCCTTGCGTGCGACGGCGTCATGGAGAAGCCGGCTTCGTCCTCGAAGACCAGCCATGCTCCACGGGCCGCCGCTAGCCTTCCGCGCGGGGCCACACCTCCTTGACCCACCCGGCCACCGCCTCGTCGTCCCGCTCCAGGGCACGACGGGCCGGGACCTGGCAGGACCAGCCGTTACGCACCAACAGCTTGCGGACACCCTGAATCGTGTACGTGAGGTGGAAGCGCCGTCCGATCACCGTCTTCACACGGTTCAGAGTCCAGCGCTGGTCCTCCCAGCCGTGCGCGGCCGGCCCTTTGGCCAGCTCCGACTTCAGCTGAGCGAACTGCTTCTCACTCAGCCGCGGCAGCGACGCGGGCCCCTGCGACCGCAAGGACCGTGGGCCGCCCTCGGACCACGCGTGACGCCACCGCTGCACCGATCGGACACTGACCCGCAGATCCCTGGCGATCGCCGTACTGCCCTCGCCACGAGCGAACCGCTCAGCCGCCTGGAGCCGTAACTCCTCGCGCCTGCACTGCCGTTCAGCGGTCAACCCGCCACCCTGTGGATACCTCATCCTCCCGTGATACCGCAGGCAAGCACCCCCCGTCAGCCCCTACGACTTCACGAGTTCAATCTCAGTAGAGGATCGCCCGGGCGACCCGTTGCTTCAGCCGCTCATCGGCAAGGCTCTCCACCGTGCGCCAAGCGGCATCCGTGACCTCTTCGGCCTGCAGTTCGCCGATGTTGGCGGTGTACGAAACAGGAAGCGGAAGTCGAAGTGCTGGTGGGCGGGCTCGTTCTTGGCCGGGTTGGCGTCGATGGGGTGGACGTCGATGTGCAGCGGGATCTCGCTGTGCGGGGTGACGACGTAGGGCGGGATGCCGGTCTCTTCCGCGAGTTCGCGGCCGGCGGCTTGCAAGAGCGTGTCGTCGGAAGGCTCGATGTGGCCGCCGGGCAGCAGCCATTTGCCGGTGGCGTTGTGGAGGATGTGCAGGACGCGGCCGTCGCGGCCCACGAGGATCGCGCCTGCGGTGGCGTGTCCCGGCAGGGACTTGCGGCTGGCGAGGTCGTTACCGTCGTCGAGAAGGCCCTGGACGACGGCGATCTCGCGCTTGTCCTCGGGGTGCTGGTCGAGGTACGCGGTGATGGTCGCGCGGATGTGGTTCGCCGTGATGGGCATGGTGATCACCTGTTGAAGTAGGAGAGCCAGGTCGCCGCGATGGCCTCGCGGTCGGGTGCGGAGACCTCGTGGATGCCAGGGGTGAGGTCCCCG includes the following:
- a CDS encoding peptidoglycan-binding protein, translating into MNAKNPRNLKDPKNPRNLKDPKNPRSVLTHPANLRAVAVTAVAAGLLSLLGVAAPAGTASAQAFGTTAPARHGALVSGIVHPEAKGAGVSHAGQWPTLRSGSRGTAVTAVQHLLSAHGHAVRADGVFGARSTAAVKGFQRQRQLRADGVVGADTWRALAVTVRSGSRGHAVTAAQVLLGARGHAVKADGVFGSRTVAAVKGFQRQRQRQLHVDGVVGADTWRNLAAGPVGGAPAERGYVLRFARNWTKSQNSKLSLYRDGRLVKSYRAGSGSGSTDECAKGKGWLPAGTYKVLGHQTNRDTRIKGYAIRLQDKVCHPERGRKAVLRGDLFIHSNMTKDGASRWRGNYASEGCVKLSPNDIRDLFSRLNSAHWPKNLTLRVG
- a CDS encoding DUF2690 domain-containing protein; amino-acid sequence: MDPQPPDDADTSPEPSTPAGVELGQVLKRWREESNRSQSVVARKLGTRQPTVSRWESGTSLPTTEVIRALWRLRNREADPVSGDTQLTEALVLHRRAETERNRAPVPVAAVPTVPTVPVTPPAPPAEPQADVAKMAEAPKAGTGRRRTAARSLLAVCGLTALLGLVFLAQHFAGSAPSGGTELAPAAGAEAGTGALAGTGALAGAGALAGTGATAPATAAKPSPPVTCRGDSCTSVEPKGSVCAGDAVTAFTGRRYGVLVELRYSPSCQAAWAKMQGGSPGDRIMLTLSHDEESAQEYRQRDGKDAHTPMAHVVDLSVVRACAIVEGRGTVCATKAASPVTRP
- a CDS encoding HAD-IA family hydrolase — encoded protein: MPMPAGTPEPTAPRGLILDFAGVLTADPRPALRLWAEAEGLHAEAWRATLNDTAEGRRLYAALEIGQLGQVEWNARTAALLGADVDPVNLMGRAWFNVPPAARMAALARSAKEAGHRLALLSNSFGLAPFNPYEHVGIWDLFDVHVISEVVGMAKPDPAIYQLTLDRLGLPGTSCVFVDDHPVNLPPAEALGITTVLATDEDTAVAELESLLGLTATVAVQS
- a CDS encoding AAA domain-containing protein, whose translation is MTINGRFLLLPQEARLGGLSEVRKAVDIKSAGGEHVAVKLLKQREDDAITRIFLERETSALKALNHPHIVRMLDSGWDQGLERYFIALEWIDRSLKDEMADGRPLDWSAYFTRTARPLVSALAYAHEKEIEHRDLKPGNVLLTSDGTVKLADFGIAKILSKAAAVTDETVADFRSALYSPPEQSEAVPYVRDVYAYAVLAIQVLSRSQARDYHDLATVLDGLELDTEVRNVLRTCIDFDPKKRPANAIVLEHRLLEAERVCENRDARQRNSLWLKMTRRAAESLSAAPASEEIDWDAVKNTVLADISGTVHVDYGYNAQSDEVDTGTVRVFGQSLFLRLVNDEGQRDRCVIVSAEERAEEWMAKRRASALKLGPILTWTFNDPGEDPAYDGLNLLLDSLNAELDARETLAKEGKRQQLGDLFDGWRRVLEAREEVAANGRQPIQYERLEGGGRTRVFHLAAPDTTAEIGEEWSVAEYPYSRPIDRGEITNRTDDTVVLRMTRPQAVLPARGVLLPFLGPSQNAINRQRDALTAVAAEQTANPDLRQIIANPTSVEVGPPTEVTTWVRADLDSSKRDVVAHALGTQDLLLVEGPPGTGKTTVIAEIVEQTLSRHPAARILIVSQTHIAIDNALKRLEDAGITELVRLGRVDDPRVAESAQPLLLDRQVKKWTQGVRTRAERHLENVAANSGQQPSHLKAALVLEELAAVAANLAHVTTRLDELANQPVPERTTSARELGEEVVTTRARREQLLEQRAELFADVQTMLDGELTLREEMSAADARDVVEVLLGPAGPGRELMHLLSLQGEWLQRIGTDQNLIAGFLRTRRVIGGTALGFLGHPAARDLEFDLCIFDEASKATATEALVPMARAKRWVLVGDTNQLPPIDEDLLRDEKIMADHQLIPELVKTTLFQYFANSTKAPVKHLLREQYRMIPAIGNMISSCFYDNKLISPNDHALPGYSTVNKPVLWLDTSALPNRREDEQSAAQTSISNRLEGQLAMRRLEVIDRAIDKGVIKTPNGKRLDVLLIAPYGRQVEELTKRLASLRLKHIAPEVLSVDAVQGRECDLVVFSVTRSNLSGRFGFLGQPYWRRINVALSRARYGLIIVGDAGFCRSKPGALRDVLDYMSGHPEDCEIRNAYL
- a CDS encoding winged helix-turn-helix domain-containing protein, with amino-acid sequence MRYPQGGGLTAERQCRREELRLQAAERFARGEGSTAIARDLRVSVRSVQRWRHAWSEGGPRSLRSQGPASLPRLSEKQFAQLKSELAKGPAAHGWEDQRWTLNRVKTVIGRRFHLTYTIQGVRKLLVRNGWSCQVPARRALERDDEAVAGWVKEVWPRAEG
- a CDS encoding NUDIX domain-containing protein, with protein sequence MPITANHIRATITAYLDQHPEDKREIAVVQGLLDDGNDLASRKSLPGHATAGAILVGRDGRVLHILHNATGKWLLPGGHIEPSDDTLLQAAGRELAEETGIPPYVVTPHSEIPLHIDVHPIDANPAKNEPAHQHFDFRFLFRTPPTSANCRPKRSRMPLGARWRALPMSG